The DNA sequence GGAAAGGTATGAATTTATACGCAATTCTAAAGAAGATACAATCTATGTTAAGCCTATTAAGATTAAACCAGAAACTATTTTTAGAAGCGATTTAAAGGAAACTAATGACCATTTTTATAACAAAAATATGGCAAATTTCTTTGGTAAAAGTGCAATAATACTTAGAAAATAAAAATTCTTAAAATGGTGGATAATCAAAAATGAATTTTCATGTAATTTATAAACAGCGTTCGATATAATTCATTATTTTCATCAAGAGGTACAAACTTATAAATAATCATATGTTCAGAATCTAATTTATATAAATAAAAGCTATCTTGAATCGGGTTATATTGAGAATTTATACATTTTTTTAAAAATTTATCCGTTTTATTTTTCGGAAAAGTTATTTCGGATGGTTCAGAAACAGATTCAGTAGTTAGAATTCCACTTTTTTTATTTAAGTTAAAACATCCTGTATATGTACTTGTAGAAGATACAGGCTTTTTTATAAATAAATGAGTAAAATAGTTGAACTCTAATGTTTCATTAATTTCATATTTTTCCCATTCTTCGAAATTTTTTCCCGAAAAATCCGATACAGATTTTAAAATCCAGGCTCCGTGTAAATCTTTTATTTTAAATTTTTTCTGAGTTCTTTTTTTTAAATATTGTAAAACATCTTCACGTACCTCATAATTAAATTGATCGGGATTAGCTTCCATTTCAAAGACTGTCCCTGAAGCAAGATCCTTAAAACTTCTTTTAATATATTTTCCGCTGGTATCTTTTTTTATTTCAAACAGTACAGTAACATTTTCTTGATCTATTTCCATTTGGGAATAGCTATAAACGCTCCACAAAAGAAAAAATATTAAAATAACTTTCATAAATAATATGATTTTAAATTACAACTGCAGTGCCACAGATCGAAACCATCAACATACTGCCTTTAGCTCCTAAGGCTTCATAATCAAAATGAATACCGATTACAGCGTTAGCTCCTAAAAGAATTGCTTTTTCTTCCAATTCTTTCAATGCGGTTTGTTTAGCTTCAACCAATACTTTTTCATAAGCGTTAGATCGGCCACCGAAAAAATCTGTAAGATTAGCCTTAAAATCCTTAATAAAATTAGCACCAATTATAGTTTCTCCGGTTACAATTCCTTTGTACTCTTTGATTGAAGATCCTTCAATAGAGTTAGTTGTAGTTAAAATCATTGATTGTTAAATTTAAATGATAAAAGTAAATATAAAGATATTCTTATAATTTGAATACATAGTCACTTAAATTACCAATTTATACGTATGAAGTTTAGGTCAAATTTCTAGCCTAATGAGATAAGTTAATTGTTAAATTAATGACAATTAGTTATGATTACAATAGATCTATTTTAATTAAATACGTTTTTAAATAAAAAGACTAATATAATTGATTTTATATAGTATTACCCTTATTTTTGATGTTTATATAAATAAAGTATTTATGAAAGCACCGGTAGCAAAAAAAATTCCTAAAAAATTAATTACGCATAACGATATTCGAATTGATAATTATTATTGGCTTAACGATAGAGAAAACCCTGAAGTAATAAAATATTTGGAGGAAGAAAATGCTTATACAAAAGAGCAGATGAAATCTACCGATTTATTGCAAAAAAAATTATTTGAGGAAATGAAATCCAGGATAAAAGAAGATGATGAGTCCGTTCCCTATAAATTCAATCAATATTGGTATACCACCAAATACATAAAAGGAGGAGAATATCCTCTCTATATAAGAAAAAAAGACTCTTTAGAAGCCAAAGAAGAAATCATGTTTGATGTCAATGAGATGGCCAAAGGACATAAATTTTACCAAATTGGAAGTGTTAGCGTTAGTCCGGATAATACCATGGCTTGTTATTCAGTTGATACAGTGAGTCGAAGAATATATACCATTCAAATAAAAAATTTGGTAACCGGCGAAATACTTTCCGATGAATTAAAAGATACCACAGGAAATGTAGTGTGGGCCAATGATAACCGAACCATTTTTTATTCTGTACAAGATCCTAAAACTTTACGTTCATCTAAAATATATAAACATATTTTAGGAACTTCTCAAAAGGAAGACCTATTGGTCTTTGAAGAACATGACGAAACATTTAATGTCTATGTCACCAAAACTAAATCCTTACAATATATTGTAATAGCCTCCGGAAGTACCTTAACAGATGAATATAGATTTATTCCTGCCGATCATCCCGAAGATAAATGGAAAATATTTCAAGAAAGGATTAGGGGATTGGAATATTCCTTTGATCATTATGAAGGATTTTTTTATATCCTTACGAACAAAGACGGGGCAACTAATTTTAAATTAATGAAGACCCCAATAACAGATACTTCAATTGAAAATTGGATTGAAGTAATACCACACAATGAGGAAATTTTATTGGAGGGTTTTGAGCTATTTAAAAATTATTTAGTAACCGAAGAACGAGAAAGAGGGTTGACTCATATAAAAATTAAGAGTTGGGATAATTCAATTAATTATGAGATACCTTTCGAAGAAGAAGTTTATACAGTAGGAACTTCTGTAAACAGAGATTTCGATACAGATATTATCAGATATCGTTATACTTCAATGACCACCCCATGGAGCGATATTGATTTTAATATGCGCACCAAAGAAAAAAAGGTTTTAAAAGAGCAAGAAGTATTGGGTAATTTTAATAAAGATAACTATGTTACTAAAAGAATTTGGGCTCAAGCACGAGACGGAGTACAAATCCCTTTATCTTTAGTAATGAAGAAAGACACTCAGCCATCTAAAAATACCCCTTTGTTATTGTATGCTTATGGATCCTATGGATATTCAATGGATGCAACATTTAGCTCCATACGGTTATCCTTGTTAGATCGAGGCTTTATATATGTAATTGCCCACGTGAGAGGAGGAGAAGACTTAGGAAGGCCTTGGTATGAAAATGGAAAAATGTTAAAAAAGAAAAATACATTTTTCGATTTTATAGACTGTGCTGAATATTTAATCAAAAAAAAATATACATCGTCTAATCATTTATATGCCAATGGAGGTAGTGCCGGTGGATTATTAATAGGAGCAGTTATTAACCATGCCCCCAAACTATTTCATGGAGTAGTGGCAGATGTACCTTTTGTAGATGTAGTTACAACTATGTTAGATGACAGTATTCCTTTAACGACGGGAGAATACGATGAATGGGGTAATCCGAATCAACTAGAATACTATAATTACATGAAATCGTATTCACCCTATGATAATGTTGAAAATAAAGAATATCCCAATATGTTGGTAACAACCGGCTTACATGATTCTCAAGTACAATACTGGGAACCGGCCAAGTGGGTGGCTAAACTTAGGGATATGAAAACAGATTCTAACCTTTTATTACTTCAAACTAATATGGATGCAGGACATGGAGGATCTAGCGGACGTTTTGAATCCTTAAAAGAAGTAGCCTTAGAATATGCCTTTTATTTATATTTAGAAAATAAATTAAACTAGTAAATGACTTTAGGAAATTTGAAAAATGATTTAATTATTTTTTAAATTTCCTTACCTAATTCCAATATAATTTTTTATACATATTTATATGTTGGCGCGTGGTAAATATAAGTTTACTTATAGGTAGAAAATAAATAATTTTTTGGATTTTACTAATATGAAAATAATTGCAAATTGAAGAAATAAGTCGAGGTAATTTAGTGTTTTCTTTCAATAACGTATTTAAGCATCAATTCCAATGAATCTCTATTTTCATTTTTTGGAAAATTAACTAAAATATCGAGCGCTTTTTGCTTATACTCATTCATCTTATCAATCGTATAATTAATCCCCCCGTTTTCCTTTACAAATTTGATTATTTCAGCAACTCTTTTTTTATCTTTATTGTGATTTTTAATGGAATTTATCAACCATTTTTTATTTTCTTTACTTGCGTTGTTAAGCACATAAATTAATGGAAGTGTCATTTTCCTTTCTTGAATATCAATACCGACCGGTTTCCCGATTAAATTAGTACTTGTATAATCAAACAAATCATCTTTTATTTGAAATGCAATTCCGGTATATTCTCCAAAAAGGCGAAGTTTTTCAGCATTTTCATCCGAAGCATAGGTAGAACGTGCTCCCGATTCACAACAGGCAGATATTAAAACAGCTGTTTTTTGGCGTATAATTTCAAAATAGACCTCTTCCGTAATATCAAGTTTTCTACTTTTTTCCAATTGCAGTAGTTCTCCCTCAGACATTTCTCGTATAGTTCTGGAAATAATAGATAATAAATCAAAATCTTGATTATCAGTAGCTAATAATACACTTTTAGATAGAAGATAATCGCCCACTAAAACAGCAATTTTATTTTTCCATAAAGCATTGATTGAAAAAAAACCTCGTCTCATGTAGCTTTCATCTACTACATCGTCATGAACAAGTGTGGCTGTATGGATAAGTTCGATTAATGAAGCTGCTCGATATGTTTTATCCGTTACAGTACCGGTAAGCTTAGCTGTTAAAAAAACAAACATGGGACGCATTTGCTTACCTTTTCTTCTAACTATAAACTGGGTGATTCTATCCAATAATGGAACTTTACTTTTCATGGATTCATAGAACCTTTTTTCGAAAAGCTTCATTTCATC is a window from the Apibacter sp. B3706 genome containing:
- a CDS encoding S9 family peptidase, encoding MKAPVAKKIPKKLITHNDIRIDNYYWLNDRENPEVIKYLEEENAYTKEQMKSTDLLQKKLFEEMKSRIKEDDESVPYKFNQYWYTTKYIKGGEYPLYIRKKDSLEAKEEIMFDVNEMAKGHKFYQIGSVSVSPDNTMACYSVDTVSRRIYTIQIKNLVTGEILSDELKDTTGNVVWANDNRTIFYSVQDPKTLRSSKIYKHILGTSQKEDLLVFEEHDETFNVYVTKTKSLQYIVIASGSTLTDEYRFIPADHPEDKWKIFQERIRGLEYSFDHYEGFFYILTNKDGATNFKLMKTPITDTSIENWIEVIPHNEEILLEGFELFKNYLVTEERERGLTHIKIKSWDNSINYEIPFEEEVYTVGTSVNRDFDTDIIRYRYTSMTTPWSDIDFNMRTKEKKVLKEQEVLGNFNKDNYVTKRIWAQARDGVQIPLSLVMKKDTQPSKNTPLLLYAYGSYGYSMDATFSSIRLSLLDRGFIYVIAHVRGGEDLGRPWYENGKMLKKKNTFFDFIDCAEYLIKKKYTSSNHLYANGGSAGGLLIGAVINHAPKLFHGVVADVPFVDVVTTMLDDSIPLTTGEYDEWGNPNQLEYYNYMKSYSPYDNVENKEYPNMLVTTGLHDSQVQYWEPAKWVAKLRDMKTDSNLLLLQTNMDAGHGGSSGRFESLKEVALEYAFYLYLENKLN
- a CDS encoding polyprenyl synthetase family protein; its protein translation is MSKVTEQIKIPIADEMKLFEKRFYESMKSKVPLLDRITQFIVRRKGKQMRPMFVFLTAKLTGTVTDKTYRAASLIELIHTATLVHDDVVDESYMRRGFFSINALWKNKIAVLVGDYLLSKSVLLATDNQDFDLLSIISRTIREMSEGELLQLEKSRKLDITEEVYFEIIRQKTAVLISACCESGARSTYASDENAEKLRLFGEYTGIAFQIKDDLFDYTSTNLIGKPVGIDIQERKMTLPLIYVLNNASKENKKWLINSIKNHNKDKKRVAEIIKFVKENGGINYTIDKMNEYKQKALDILVNFPKNENRDSLELMLKYVIERKH
- a CDS encoding YbjQ family protein, with translation MILTTTNSIEGSSIKEYKGIVTGETIIGANFIKDFKANLTDFFGGRSNAYEKVLVEAKQTALKELEEKAILLGANAVIGIHFDYEALGAKGSMLMVSICGTAVVI